In Balearica regulorum gibbericeps isolate bBalReg1 chromosome 2, bBalReg1.pri, whole genome shotgun sequence, one DNA window encodes the following:
- the WIPF3 gene encoding WAS/WASL-interacting protein family member 3 isoform X2, with protein MVFPFFTASSEVPKLRKEDQKARNALLADIQQGTRLRKVTQINDRSAPQIEKPKGANRDGVNPATNKSGSQQPLGGLFAGGFPVLRPAGQRDVPAGRPAQLSGARAAAPRTSVPPSSSAAKASSNPSHAAEAPRAAVPPEPPSTSRAGAGPGRPSLPAPPPPPPASSKPSLTFPPPPPLPPPAERPAKGVSPNAAPLPPLPPPQADKPTKLTAGAAHPPAPPPPPPPPLPPVPPCGFPSRTPNFSAAASSPPEGRDCPPATPPPPPPPPPPHGHPLTSNRLSFPPAPAFNSAVSGGDVPPPLPPKSPHLLSQFHKPSSIQSLPLPPTPGLPQTTAVVETRKKRPGRGAGTGAGKLVVPPQPPARSPTTELTSKSGVSAWAAAHDSYPPLKNGNMHIIDDFESKFTFHSVEDFPPPDEFKPFQKIYPSKIARDPSKNPPLRTHVR; from the exons Atggtatttccatttttcaca GCAAGTTCAGAAGTACCAAAATTGCGAAAGGAAGACCAAAAAGCACGAAATGCACTCCTAGCCGATATCCAGCAGGGAACTCGCCTAAGAAAAGTGACTCAAATCAATGACCGCAGCGCACCACAGATTGAAA aaccTAAAGGAGCTAACAGAGATGGGGTTAATCCAGCTACCAATAAAAGTGGCTCTCAGCAGCCTCTGGGAGGGTTATTTGCAGGTGGCTTTCCTGTTCTCAGACCAGCAGGCCAGAGGGATGTGCCAG CTGGGAGGCCTGCGCAGCTTTCTGGGGCCCGAGCAGCGGCTCCCAGGACCTCCGTCCCACCAAGCAGCAGTGCCGCAAAGGCGAGCAGTAACCCCTCGCATGCGGCCGAGGCCCCAAGGGCAGCAGTCCCACCAGagccccccagcacctcccgAGCCGGAGCTGGCCCTGGGCGGCCCAGCCTGCCCGCCCCCCCTCCACCGCCTCCTGCTTCCAGCAAACCTTCCCTcactttccctcctcctccccctctcccccctccagcCGAGCGCCCTGCCAAGGGGGTGTCCCCCAACGCTGCTCCTCTGCccccgctccctcctcctcaggcTGACAAACCCACAAAGTTaacagcaggagctgcacaCCCGCCCGCACCGCCGCCCCCTCCTCCGCCTCCCCTGccccctgtgcccccctgcGGGTTTCCCAGCAGGACACCCAATTTCTCTGCTGCCGCTTCCTCTCCACCTGAAGGAAGGGATTGTCCACCTGCCACAccgccccccccacctcctcctcctccaccacaCGGGCACCCCCTGACCTCAAACAGGCTCTCCTTTCCACCCGCCCCAGCCTTTAACAGTGCCGTCAGCGGCGGTGACGTGCCCCCTCCGCTGCCCCCCAAGTCTCCCCACTTGCTGTCCCAGTTCCATAAGCCAAGCAGTATTCAGTCACTGCCGCTTCCTCCCACCCCTGGCCTTCCTCAGACCACAGCGGTGGTGGAGACCAGGAAGAAGAGACCAGGCCGAGGCGCAG GAACCGGTGCTGGGAAGCTAGTCGTACCTCCACAGCCACCAGCAAGATCACCAACAACTGAACTTACGAGCAAGTCTGGAGTctcagcctgggctgcagctcaTGACTCGTACCCACcacttaaaaatggaaatatgcaCATCATTG ATGACTTTGAATCTAAATTTACTTTCCATTCTGTGGAAGATTTCCCCCCACCTGATGAATTCAagccatttcagaaaatatatccCAGCAAGATAGCTAGAG ATCCCTCCAAAAATCCTCCATTAAGAACACATGTGAGATGA
- the WIPF3 gene encoding WAS/WASL-interacting protein family member 3 isoform X1 has translation MPVPPPPPPPPPPPPSGGPPPPPPLASSEVPKLRKEDQKARNALLADIQQGTRLRKVTQINDRSAPQIEKPKGANRDGVNPATNKSGSQQPLGGLFAGGFPVLRPAGQRDVPAGRPAQLSGARAAAPRTSVPPSSSAAKASSNPSHAAEAPRAAVPPEPPSTSRAGAGPGRPSLPAPPPPPPASSKPSLTFPPPPPLPPPAERPAKGVSPNAAPLPPLPPPQADKPTKLTAGAAHPPAPPPPPPPPLPPVPPCGFPSRTPNFSAAASSPPEGRDCPPATPPPPPPPPPPHGHPLTSNRLSFPPAPAFNSAVSGGDVPPPLPPKSPHLLSQFHKPSSIQSLPLPPTPGLPQTTAVVETRKKRPGRGAGTGAGKLVVPPQPPARSPTTELTSKSGVSAWAAAHDSYPPLKNGNMHIIDDFESKFTFHSVEDFPPPDEFKPFQKIYPSKIARDPSKNPPLRTHVR, from the exons GCAAGTTCAGAAGTACCAAAATTGCGAAAGGAAGACCAAAAAGCACGAAATGCACTCCTAGCCGATATCCAGCAGGGAACTCGCCTAAGAAAAGTGACTCAAATCAATGACCGCAGCGCACCACAGATTGAAA aaccTAAAGGAGCTAACAGAGATGGGGTTAATCCAGCTACCAATAAAAGTGGCTCTCAGCAGCCTCTGGGAGGGTTATTTGCAGGTGGCTTTCCTGTTCTCAGACCAGCAGGCCAGAGGGATGTGCCAG CTGGGAGGCCTGCGCAGCTTTCTGGGGCCCGAGCAGCGGCTCCCAGGACCTCCGTCCCACCAAGCAGCAGTGCCGCAAAGGCGAGCAGTAACCCCTCGCATGCGGCCGAGGCCCCAAGGGCAGCAGTCCCACCAGagccccccagcacctcccgAGCCGGAGCTGGCCCTGGGCGGCCCAGCCTGCCCGCCCCCCCTCCACCGCCTCCTGCTTCCAGCAAACCTTCCCTcactttccctcctcctccccctctcccccctccagcCGAGCGCCCTGCCAAGGGGGTGTCCCCCAACGCTGCTCCTCTGCccccgctccctcctcctcaggcTGACAAACCCACAAAGTTaacagcaggagctgcacaCCCGCCCGCACCGCCGCCCCCTCCTCCGCCTCCCCTGccccctgtgcccccctgcGGGTTTCCCAGCAGGACACCCAATTTCTCTGCTGCCGCTTCCTCTCCACCTGAAGGAAGGGATTGTCCACCTGCCACAccgccccccccacctcctcctcctccaccacaCGGGCACCCCCTGACCTCAAACAGGCTCTCCTTTCCACCCGCCCCAGCCTTTAACAGTGCCGTCAGCGGCGGTGACGTGCCCCCTCCGCTGCCCCCCAAGTCTCCCCACTTGCTGTCCCAGTTCCATAAGCCAAGCAGTATTCAGTCACTGCCGCTTCCTCCCACCCCTGGCCTTCCTCAGACCACAGCGGTGGTGGAGACCAGGAAGAAGAGACCAGGCCGAGGCGCAG GAACCGGTGCTGGGAAGCTAGTCGTACCTCCACAGCCACCAGCAAGATCACCAACAACTGAACTTACGAGCAAGTCTGGAGTctcagcctgggctgcagctcaTGACTCGTACCCACcacttaaaaatggaaatatgcaCATCATTG ATGACTTTGAATCTAAATTTACTTTCCATTCTGTGGAAGATTTCCCCCCACCTGATGAATTCAagccatttcagaaaatatatccCAGCAAGATAGCTAGAG ATCCCTCCAAAAATCCTCCATTAAGAACACATGTGAGATGA